The following proteins come from a genomic window of Streptomyces sp. NBC_01716:
- a CDS encoding SAM-dependent methyltransferase, producing the protein MPLTNYDWYAWHAPYDQLRTPETDRLEQVQEAISAALDTAPPGRLTAVSACAGQARDLLPVLISHPRGPDIDALLIELDPLNASFLHGALGSTALTSVDVVVADAGAAASYAGHVPAELLLMCGVFANIDRKAARHTISRLNELVAPAGSVIWTTYGGSVGDAGDVLTAFAAAEFTLVSLVWAADRSWLVAVHRFDGAGRPWSDDGVLFAFRPLAES; encoded by the coding sequence ATGCCGCTCACCAACTACGACTGGTACGCGTGGCACGCACCGTACGATCAGCTCCGCACGCCCGAAACCGACCGTCTTGAGCAGGTGCAGGAAGCGATCTCCGCCGCTCTGGACACCGCGCCACCGGGGCGTCTCACGGCGGTGAGCGCCTGCGCCGGGCAGGCGCGGGACCTCCTTCCCGTCCTCATCAGCCATCCCCGCGGTCCCGACATCGATGCGCTGTTGATCGAACTCGACCCGCTGAACGCCTCGTTCCTGCATGGTGCGCTCGGCAGCACCGCTCTCACCTCGGTCGACGTCGTCGTGGCGGACGCCGGCGCGGCGGCGTCGTACGCCGGTCACGTCCCGGCCGAACTGCTCCTGATGTGCGGGGTCTTCGCGAACATCGACCGCAAGGCCGCCCGGCACACGATCAGCCGCCTCAACGAACTCGTCGCGCCCGCCGGGTCGGTGATCTGGACGACGTACGGCGGCTCCGTCGGCGACGCCGGCGATGTCCTGACCGCCTTCGCCGCCGCCGAATTCACCCTCGTGTCGCTGGTCTGGGCGGCCGACCGCTCTTGGCTGGTGGCCGTGCACCGCTTCGACGGCGCCGGCCGACCGTGGTCCGACGACGGCGTCCTGTTCGCGTTCCGACCGCTGGCGGAATCCTGA
- a CDS encoding nuclear transport factor 2 family protein yields the protein MTDIATPPDLSAVLARLDLLESRAEINALMVGYMAATDAGQDKGAKVAALFTEDGRWQSVGPHGNPGWAAAGRLALVTKFDRNVERMPFSAHFVTNPAVEVSGDTARGQFMYFQACTYRGNQPLWIAGSYDNDFARVDGRWLIAHMRVRNFFTTPFDQGWVAVPHLETP from the coding sequence GTGACCGACATCGCCACCCCGCCCGATCTGTCCGCCGTCCTCGCCCGGCTCGACCTGCTCGAATCCCGCGCCGAGATCAACGCCCTCATGGTCGGTTACATGGCGGCCACCGACGCCGGCCAGGACAAAGGAGCCAAGGTCGCCGCGCTGTTCACCGAGGACGGGCGCTGGCAAAGCGTCGGACCGCACGGGAACCCGGGATGGGCCGCCGCCGGGCGACTGGCGCTCGTCACCAAGTTCGACCGCAATGTCGAACGCATGCCGTTCTCGGCACACTTCGTCACCAACCCCGCGGTGGAGGTGTCCGGCGACACGGCCCGCGGACAGTTCATGTACTTCCAGGCCTGCACCTACCGCGGGAACCAGCCGCTCTGGATCGCCGGTTCCTACGACAACGACTTCGCCCGGGTGGACGGACGATGGCTCATCGCCCACATGCGCGTCCGCAACTTCTTCACCACGCCGTTCGACCAGGGCTGGGTCGCCGTGCCCCACCTGGAGACGCCGTGA
- a CDS encoding aromatic ring-hydroxylating oxygenase subunit alpha encodes MSTTPPISDRALAAARAVLADVDRTTDPVATARLLPPAVYTSRDFWEFEKEAIFHREWLCVGHVNEVPEPGDQLPLTILDEPIVMLRDLGGHIRVMSAVCRHRGQPLFGGLAGEGRSAAAPCVSGRVMKCPYHNWAFDLDGRLAAAPSMTETVPVKRLRETIRLPQIRHEIFHGLVFINFDDDAAPLAPAVARMDEELSTFGLEELVPMPASVFEDQKWNWKIHHDNALEPYHTSYVHRGVHEAAPAKNARFYDFERGDGQVMHPTYLLDENAGLASTDGRRTTSIIPGLTDEQRKRVMFASIPPMLFSILQPTFVQLAMIHPNGPGSMDLRRVNLYPKHAVEEPGFAEAYEKFLDRKSLAIHQDAVTTAALQQGLRSRYAPRGPLSWMESNIPQLNAWLVERYQKALDTL; translated from the coding sequence ATGAGCACGACACCCCCGATCAGTGACCGCGCCCTGGCTGCGGCCCGGGCTGTGCTGGCCGACGTCGACCGCACCACCGATCCGGTCGCCACCGCACGGCTCCTACCCCCTGCCGTCTACACGAGCCGGGACTTCTGGGAGTTCGAGAAGGAAGCCATCTTCCACCGCGAGTGGCTGTGTGTCGGTCACGTCAACGAGGTTCCCGAGCCCGGCGACCAGCTACCGCTGACGATTCTCGACGAGCCGATCGTGATGCTGCGCGACCTCGGCGGCCACATCCGGGTGATGTCGGCGGTGTGCCGGCACCGCGGCCAGCCGCTGTTCGGCGGACTCGCCGGCGAAGGCCGCAGCGCCGCGGCCCCCTGCGTTTCCGGCCGGGTCATGAAGTGCCCGTACCACAACTGGGCCTTCGATCTCGACGGCCGGCTGGCGGCGGCTCCGTCCATGACCGAGACGGTACCCGTCAAGCGCCTGCGCGAGACGATCCGCCTCCCCCAGATCCGCCACGAGATCTTCCACGGCCTGGTGTTCATCAACTTCGACGACGACGCCGCCCCCCTGGCCCCGGCCGTCGCACGGATGGACGAGGAGCTGTCGACGTTCGGTCTTGAAGAGCTGGTCCCGATGCCGGCCTCCGTCTTCGAGGACCAGAAATGGAACTGGAAGATCCACCACGACAACGCTCTGGAGCCGTACCACACGAGCTATGTGCACCGCGGCGTGCACGAGGCCGCTCCCGCCAAGAACGCGCGCTTCTACGACTTCGAGCGCGGCGACGGACAGGTCATGCACCCCACGTATCTGCTCGACGAGAACGCCGGTCTCGCCAGCACCGACGGCAGGCGGACCACATCCATCATCCCCGGCCTGACCGATGAACAGCGCAAGCGGGTCATGTTCGCCTCGATCCCGCCCATGCTCTTCTCGATCCTCCAGCCGACCTTCGTGCAACTGGCGATGATCCATCCGAACGGGCCGGGCTCGATGGACCTGCGCCGGGTCAATCTCTATCCCAAGCACGCCGTCGAGGAGCCGGGCTTCGCCGAGGCCTACGAGAAGTTCCTGGACCGCAAGTCGCTCGCGATCCATCAGGACGCCGTGACGACCGCGGCCCTCCAGCAGGGACTCCGCTCACGGTACGCCCCACGCGGCCCCCTGTCCTGGATGGAATCCAACATCCCCCAGCTCAACGCCTGGCTCGTCGAGCGTTATCAGAAGGCACTGGACACGCTGTGA